GTAATTTtggacacaaacaaacaaatatatGTAGTGGTATCTTCTGAGGTAATAAACTAACTCACCGAACTCTGCATCTCATATCTGCTTAGTGCAGCCTTGACCTTTCTGGAGATTCTTTTATGATCCCTACGCTGTTTGCGTCCCTCTGACATGTTAAGATTGAACGCCCGTTCATAAAGTCAAGCTAATAAGCGTCCATGGAGATCAGTAGCAGCAAGTTCCAGCACATGTTTTGATCAAGTAGGCCTTTTAAACTGATGGAATTGCTATGAAAAAATGTGGAGGTTTTTGTGGGATAAATTAATTAATCAAACGAGGTCCATCAGCTGTTTTGATCGAGTGGCTTTTTGGTTGATGTACTTTtggacacaaacaaacaaatatatATAGTGGTATCTTCTGAGGAATAAACTAACTCACCGAATCCTGCATCTCATATCTGCTTAGTGCAGCCTTGACCTTTCTGGAGATTCTTTTATGATCCCTTCGCTGTTTGCGTCCCTCCGACATGGAAAGATTGAACGCCCGTTCATAAACGGCAACTGGCTGCTTCTGCTGGACTGACATGCCAGTGGAATTGAAAGCAGATGACAATAGCATGGCAAGCTGCTGGACACACTTAGAGGAGAGCTCTTGTTGGGCCCCATTATCTGTCAGCAGTGACAGGACTTGAGGCTTCCAGCATGAACCGAGGAATCCTGCTTGGGCATCAGGCCTGGGGTGCCATGCCGCAATTGCAGCAGCCCTGaaggcttcttcttgttcttcctggACACCGCTGCACTGCTTTGTCGCGGCCAAGTTGAGATCCGTGTCGAGCAGGAACCTTATGGCCTGATCGGCATTGAGATCTTTGTCATGGGTGCAGAGGAAAGAGACAAGTCCATACAAGGATCGTGCTTCAATCCGCATCAGGTTCAAGGTGCCGAGAATGTCGAGGTCGTCCAGTTGACTCAGTGGTGGGAAGGTGGCTTCGTACCAGATGGTGTTGACGATGATGTTGGTGACAGGATCGAAAGGGCCGTAGCAATGGCCAGCCTTGAGCATGCTACGGTGGTAGCGAGACCGCAGCTCGCCGCCCGGCATCCTGGCGAGTGCCTGCAGGTAGAAACCATGGATCGTATGTAGGAGCACTCGCCTTAGTGACCAGGAATGCTGGCAGGTCACCGTGGCGGCGTGCTCACTGCGACGGGCGGCAAGCTCCCATGGCCTGATGAGGCTGCTGGCAATGCCAACAGGAGCAGGACAAGGGACATCTGGCGTCTGCTTGGCCAGAGTGTGGAGGATGTGGCCGGGGGAATTGAGCACGGAGACGGCCTTCTCAAGGGTGTCGAGGGAGGAGCACAAGGACAGCCACACGCCTGCGAGCTCGGAGGGACACGGATGCTTGGCGGCCACCATTGCGCACTTGAGAGCGAGCTTGAGGGCGCCGTTGGTGGCCGCGGAGCCTGGGCGGAAGTACTTGGTGCGGCGGTCCTCGACG
Above is a window of Triticum dicoccoides isolate Atlit2015 ecotype Zavitan chromosome 5B, WEW_v2.0, whole genome shotgun sequence DNA encoding:
- the LOC119307214 gene encoding uncharacterized protein LOC119307214; amino-acid sequence: MASLCAKASAGHLRVYGPPLLHEGALSMEEREQDTSLLLIKIGHHRNEAVKLLASHPDLLRFLDAATCVGLLDPVSNMVVSALLAAAADPVGGASALVGADKDVERRSLDGLVAFLTCFFPHLTDWEAVRYLVLAQADPLVAARIVVEDRRTKYFRPGSAATNGALKLALKCAMVAAKHPCPSELAGVWLSLCSSLDTLEKAVSVLNSPGHILHTLAKQTPDVPCPAPVGIASSLIRPWELAARRSEHAATVTCQHSWSLRRVLLHTIHGFYLQALARMPGGELRSRYHRSMLKAGHCYGPFDPVTNIIVNTIWYEATFPPLSQLDDLDILGTLNLMRIEARSLYGLVSFLCTHDKDLNADQAIRFLLDTDLNLAATKQCSGVQEEQEEAFRAAAIAAWHPRPDAQAGFLGSCWKPQVLSLLTDNGAQQELSSKCVQQLAMLLSSAFNSTGMSVQQKQPVAVYERAFNLSMSEGRKQRRDHKRISRKVKAALSRYEMQDSGHACYQLHVICGVNVSVSGRDWKRKTRFDDDYYHHIHANFLVMRDVGSVGSVPVLFFAELSNDDDGDKDSQLLCCPVDFPTPGAEPVRCLFCELEGIRIVHPASGEGFHGHEVDFGKMVRGEDLYDNGYYREVYNNDRILSNSDYVTDWMHDGLEEDYMYLGSNDFTIKEDDGHESDEYGDE